In a genomic window of Salmo trutta chromosome 32, fSalTru1.1, whole genome shotgun sequence:
- the LOC115170730 gene encoding G-protein coupled receptor family C group 5 member C-like isoform X2, whose translation MAAPTTSVPKGCGSSVGSLYFNLCDLTAVWGIVVESLAALGVVTAFVLIVILMASLPFVTDRKRKGMVALQASFLVFTLGLFGLSFAFIVGQEFTSCIARRFLFGVLFAGGLACLLMHGLWLVLLNQQGQGPRGWMLCLGALAFWLVEIIINTEWLIITVERRPMTASGSPDISCSITNQDFVMALIYVMALLLGVVLMAVPSLTHKHKAWRRDGAFILATGVCSMAVWVVWIVMYIYGNQVAGDPSWDDPTLAIALVSNAWVFLVLYTIPEICSLTKEQEEGDEQPSDGEHIIYPIRSLVYDNILKEQNTAAAHQNMYMENKAFSMDEPNTANKPVFPYGGYSCQLRSCVYQPTELALITKSLANRDQSDETGLPRATAPPLNQSSSSLPRSLEPLPTTGLSPAVSGNGVYKKPLW comes from the exons ATGGCAGCCCCCACCACCAGCGTTCCTAAAGGCTGTGGCTCCTCTGTGGGCTCCCTGTACTTCAACCTGTGTGACTTGACTGCAGTGTGGGGCATCGTGGTAGAGTCACTGGCGGCTTTAGGCGTGGTGACGGCCTTCGTCCTCATCGTCATCCTCATGGCCAGCCTTCCCTTCGtgacagacaggaagaggaaaGGTATGGTGGCCCTGCAGGCCAGCTTTCTGGTTTTCACCCTTGGTCTCTTTGGCCTCTCTTTTGCCTTTATCGTGGGCCAGGAATTCACAAGCTGCATCGCTCGCCGCTTCCTGTTTGGTGTACTGTTTGCGGGTGGTCTTGCCTGCCTCCTGATGCATGGGCTGTGGCTGGTGCTCCTGAACCAGCAGGGCCAGGGCCCCCGGGGCTGGATGCTGTGTCTGGGGGCCCTGGCCTTCTGGCTGGTTGAGATCATCATCAATACAGAGTGGCTGATCATCACGGTGGAGAGGAGGCCAATGACGGCCAGTGGCAGCCCTGACATCTCCTGCAGTATCACCAACCAGGACTTTGTAATGGCTTTGATCTATGTCATGGCCCTGCTGCTGGGCGTGGTGCTGATGGCCGtgccctcactcacacacaaacacaaggccTGGCGGCGGGACGGAGCCTTCATCCTGGCCACCGGGGTCTGCTCCATGGCCGTGTGGGTGGTCTGGATCGTCATGTACATCTATGGGAACCAGGTGGCCGGGGACCCCAGCTGGGACGACCCCACCCTGGCCATTGCCCTGGTCAGCAATGCCTGGGTGTTCTTGGTCCTATACACCATCCCAGAAATCTGCTCCCTCAccaaggagcaggaggagggggaTGAGCAGCCCAGCGATGGGGAACACATTATCTACCCGATCAGGAGCTTGGTCTATGATAACATTCTGAAGGAGCAGAACACTGCAGCAGCCCATCAGAACATGTACATGGAGAACAAGGCCTTCTCCATGGACGAACCCAACACAG CCAACAAGCCTGTATTTCCATACGGTGGTTATAGCTGTCAGCTCCGCAGCTGTGTGTACCAGCCCACAGAACTAGCTCTAATCACCAAGAGCCTGGCAAAT AGGGACCAGTCCGATGAGACTGGCCTCCCCAGGGCCACGGCCCCCCCTCTAAACCAGAGCAGCAGCTCCCTGCCTCGCTCTCTAGAGCCCCTACCCACCACAGGACTGTCCCCAGCAGTCAGT ggaaatggTGTGTATAAGAAGCCTCTGTGGTGA
- the LOC115170730 gene encoding G-protein coupled receptor family C group 5 member C-like isoform X1 — protein MCVCVCVCPSSAMAAPTTSVPKGCGSSVGSLYFNLCDLTAVWGIVVESLAALGVVTAFVLIVILMASLPFVTDRKRKGMVALQASFLVFTLGLFGLSFAFIVGQEFTSCIARRFLFGVLFAGGLACLLMHGLWLVLLNQQGQGPRGWMLCLGALAFWLVEIIINTEWLIITVERRPMTASGSPDISCSITNQDFVMALIYVMALLLGVVLMAVPSLTHKHKAWRRDGAFILATGVCSMAVWVVWIVMYIYGNQVAGDPSWDDPTLAIALVSNAWVFLVLYTIPEICSLTKEQEEGDEQPSDGEHIIYPIRSLVYDNILKEQNTAAAHQNMYMENKAFSMDEPNTANKPVFPYGGYSCQLRSCVYQPTELALITKSLANRDQSDETGLPRATAPPLNQSSSSLPRSLEPLPTTGLSPAVSGNGVYKKPLW, from the exons atgtgtgtgtgtgtgtgtgtgtgtcccagcagTGCCATGGCAGCCCCCACCACCAGCGTTCCTAAAGGCTGTGGCTCCTCTGTGGGCTCCCTGTACTTCAACCTGTGTGACTTGACTGCAGTGTGGGGCATCGTGGTAGAGTCACTGGCGGCTTTAGGCGTGGTGACGGCCTTCGTCCTCATCGTCATCCTCATGGCCAGCCTTCCCTTCGtgacagacaggaagaggaaaGGTATGGTGGCCCTGCAGGCCAGCTTTCTGGTTTTCACCCTTGGTCTCTTTGGCCTCTCTTTTGCCTTTATCGTGGGCCAGGAATTCACAAGCTGCATCGCTCGCCGCTTCCTGTTTGGTGTACTGTTTGCGGGTGGTCTTGCCTGCCTCCTGATGCATGGGCTGTGGCTGGTGCTCCTGAACCAGCAGGGCCAGGGCCCCCGGGGCTGGATGCTGTGTCTGGGGGCCCTGGCCTTCTGGCTGGTTGAGATCATCATCAATACAGAGTGGCTGATCATCACGGTGGAGAGGAGGCCAATGACGGCCAGTGGCAGCCCTGACATCTCCTGCAGTATCACCAACCAGGACTTTGTAATGGCTTTGATCTATGTCATGGCCCTGCTGCTGGGCGTGGTGCTGATGGCCGtgccctcactcacacacaaacacaaggccTGGCGGCGGGACGGAGCCTTCATCCTGGCCACCGGGGTCTGCTCCATGGCCGTGTGGGTGGTCTGGATCGTCATGTACATCTATGGGAACCAGGTGGCCGGGGACCCCAGCTGGGACGACCCCACCCTGGCCATTGCCCTGGTCAGCAATGCCTGGGTGTTCTTGGTCCTATACACCATCCCAGAAATCTGCTCCCTCAccaaggagcaggaggagggggaTGAGCAGCCCAGCGATGGGGAACACATTATCTACCCGATCAGGAGCTTGGTCTATGATAACATTCTGAAGGAGCAGAACACTGCAGCAGCCCATCAGAACATGTACATGGAGAACAAGGCCTTCTCCATGGACGAACCCAACACAG CCAACAAGCCTGTATTTCCATACGGTGGTTATAGCTGTCAGCTCCGCAGCTGTGTGTACCAGCCCACAGAACTAGCTCTAATCACCAAGAGCCTGGCAAAT AGGGACCAGTCCGATGAGACTGGCCTCCCCAGGGCCACGGCCCCCCCTCTAAACCAGAGCAGCAGCTCCCTGCCTCGCTCTCTAGAGCCCCTACCCACCACAGGACTGTCCCCAGCAGTCAGT ggaaatggTGTGTATAAGAAGCCTCTGTGGTGA